Proteins encoded in a region of the Coffea eugenioides isolate CCC68of chromosome 4, Ceug_1.0, whole genome shotgun sequence genome:
- the LOC113768432 gene encoding 60S ribosomal protein L9-2-like, translated as MKTILALETMDIPGGVKIKMKAKQIEVEGPRRKLTRNFKHLNLDFQLITDEVTGKRKLKVDTWFGSCKTTAAIRTALSHVENLITDVTKGYCYKMRFVYAHFPINASITNSNRSIEIRNFLGEKKVDMLEEVTVIRSEKVKDELVLDSNDIELVSRSAALINQKCHVKNKDIRKFLDGIYVSEKGQIAEEE; from the exons ATGAAGACAATTCTAGCATTGGAGACTATGGATATTCCTGGCGGTGTTAAGATTAAGATGAAAGCCAAGCAGATCGAGGTGGAGGGACCACGCAGGAAGCTTACTCGCAACTTCAAGCATCTCAACCTCGACTTCCAACTCATCACCGATGAGGTCACCGGAAAGAGGAAGCTCAAGGTCGACACTTGGTTCGGCTCCTGCAAGACCACTGCCGCAATTCGAACTGCCCTCAGCCACGTCGAGAACCTCATCACCGACGTTACCAAGGGCTACTGCTACAAGATGAGATTCGTCTATGCACATTTCCCAATCAACGCCTCCATCACCAACTCCAACCGTTCTATTGAGATCCGCAACTTCCTTGGTGAGAAGAAG GTGGATATGCTTGAAGAAGTCACTGTTATCCGGTCTGAGAAGGTTAAGGATGAATTGGTGTTGGATAGCAATGACATTGAGCTTGTTTCCCGATCTGCTGCCCTGATAAACCAA AAATGCCATGTGAAGAACAAAGATATCCGGAAGTTCCTTGATGGTATCTATGTCAGTGAGAAGGGGCAAATAGCTGAGGAGGAGTGA